The window CCTCACTTAGTTGCCAGGGGGGTTCCCCTGGACCCCCAATTGTCACAGGCCCccaatattaaaacaaaaactcAGGAACTACTTCCCTAGTATCCTGAGGGCTTTCCCTCCCTCTAATTCACCTCCCCTCTGTATGGAGAATCTAATTTGAGGTTTTATTGAATTTCGGATAATGGAACAAGTGAAGCACATCTTTTGTTGTTTCCACTGCTTGACATGTACGTGTCCTCAACAACCTGGCGGTTGTTCAGTCTCCACTTTTGGGGGTGGGAGTGCTTGGTCGCTGGGGTTTCCTTTTCCTCAACCAATTCGGTTGTGTCGGACCGGTATAACATTATGCAGATGGGTGGCAAACCTGGCAGAGATGAGTCAAGCTGCCTATTCGATTCCTTAAGTCCCAGACTTGCTAAGACTAGCAGCGCATTCTCTAACAGCCGACCCCGTACATTTGTAACGGTCACAATGGTATAGTTAAAACTTGCTTGAGCATGAAAACTCCCTTTGGTATTCTATGCGCACTCTTTCGTGAACCAATACATCCATTCCTACGTGAACCAATTCTTGGTATAGGTTTTGCCATATTTTATCATCTCATAAATATGAGTAAGAGATATATGGATATATCCATTTCATGTcaaaacatgatttatttttttttttttaagaaatgcgAGTCTGTTTTGTCCACTTTCTCCATCCCCCTCTATCAAAATGATCAGAAAAGGAGTTTACTAGAGTTAAAGAGTTGGgattgaattttggaatttttttttttttttttttttatggaagtCGGTTGGAGAGAGGGTTCCCCCTCTCCCCCTTATAAAGGTCGTCGATCCGGAATTACATCGAAAGAATATCTTCATAAAGCTATTGCACCAAAGCCATCTGGTAGAGACCAGGGTTTATCACAGAAAGCCATTGTAATAGTTGTTCCTGCCATAACTAAGAAGCGGTCACCTGATGCCTCTCCTACTCGATCTAGTAGAAATCCTCATCTCCTGTAGAGTAGCCTTTCTGTCGGAACAAAGAGTGAATTGACTGTTTCTAAAATCAAGGATTCTCAAGAAGTTTCAAATGTCAATGGGAATGAGGAGCTCACAAAGGGAGTGGTGCAGCATATGCACTTCATGCAAATTATGCTTAGATGCCACCACAAAGGATGCCACAACCATGAATAGCCGAAATGGCCATATTCCAATCTTTCTTTGGGACACTTCGAGTAGAAAGGATATTATGATTACCTGGGTTATTATTTCTTAGTTCCAACAGGTCCCATGAATTTTGGTGGTGAGGTCATTTCAGCATTGTGGGGACCGCAACAAGAAATATGGGCCTCATCCTGTTGTAACTCGCCTGGACTGCATAGATTAGTTTACAGTCACTGTGCCAATTTTGAGCCTTACTGGAATAAGTGATAGCTTACCAATTGGAGAATAATGGTTGCAGAAACTGAAAGTGGAAGGAGCAGAGTAGTTttgtttttagatattttatgaTCGTCATGCAGAAAAGCAACTCAGTAGCTGAAGTTGAGTATATTGATAAACTTGAGAATGCATCTCCAACCGATGGAACTGAGCAGCAGCACAGGAAATTTGATCAAGAACTAGATCTTACCGCTCCACCACAAGCTCCAGTTGATGATTTAAATCATGATCCCGAGAAACTAAAGTTGAATTTGAGCGACAATGATGATGAAGTTAATGTACCAAACCTAGTGAGCATCGAGTCTGAAATGAATATGGCCAATCCCTTTTCAGACAACTAGCATTCTACAAAGGCCTCCTCATGCGCCCACCAACAATCAAACTTAGTCATACCCCCTGGTCCCACTCCAGCATGGCCACCTCGCCACATATCATACTCCTCataatgtttctttttcttcattttgtgatcttatacatcttaaatccggatttcaaaacctttttccatcaaaataactttggttttctttaaaattccttAGGAGTTTCTAGgcataaaatccaaattttaatatGCTATTTGCTACCACTTTCCTTCGGGCATGcactttcactattttatttgatttttaactatttttgtgattttcttgattttccaaAGCATGAACAaaattcatgattccaaacaatggaattcatagaatcaactcatgcaaaattgATTAGGGCTTTGGAAGGGCCCTGACATTTATGATATTCTCTtcgatattgtttgcttgatatccGATTGATTCTTGATTCCTcttgaaaatacatgaatttgttTTACATTTATTGTTGAGCTACCCATGTTTCCCATTGAGGTCTTGATGCCCGCTAATCAAGTACACTTTTTATGCCCCCCAACTCTAAGATTCTATGAATGTGTACGTTATCATGAGCCATGTCCATGTTTGATGTCATACTTGATTGCCATGATGTTGGATTTGCTTGGATGAAACACATGTtgtatgatatatttttatgctAACTTTCATGTTTCacgatagcgcttgagaagtcGTTCAGGTATGCACTTTAACTCTCTCTTATGATCATACTTTCTTGTTTAacatgctattttttgaaatcacttagtctacctaggtacccttaattaaccaattaattgtcacatttcctttaacttagttagtagagacctttatagggcttagaggggtgctacctttttagaggtaccttcccaattagtaacctgatccccagacctagactcgggttttccaaagacacgtttttctaaaaactatggagtcatttttcaggatttttttttgttttattttccctttaaaataaaataaaataagtggcgactctgacttttccaaaaattaatttttcattaataaaagcGAATCTCGccaatcgagtggggacgcatgtgaaaaatgcaggtccacaaTATTATTCAAGgctaaacttatttattttgcaaattTAGAATTTGTTGATATGTTAGACATATgattgaataaggaaaatgataattttgattggtttaaaTTTGTATGGTTAAGGTTTCTTTTAGTGTGTATAATGTAAATGTAATACTATATTTTGGCATATGATTGTTTTTTATTCACCTAAAATTTCTAACCTATTTGGATGTAAAACACCATATTGAACAATGAGGAATTGTTCACTCATTTATTCTCTAAAacttttagatgcagatatagTTTTTAAAGGATCACAAGAAGATAATAAAGTATTCCAGAAAGCAAAAGAACCATAATaatgattgtttttttatttatttatattactttttctaCATGTACTAATTTGAGTTATATTGACTTTtgtaagttaaattatactttgttagtttgtaaaacatttttgaaaatattctttttgacttagagattattgtaaatatttgattttttgggtAGGAAGATGAttggtggaattttttttatacttgtgAACAGGAGATAGTGTGGTGGttggttttggaaaaataaaataatatgtcaCAATAAATCTTAGCTtaataaatttgtttagaattagatgttttattaaaaaagaaaaaaaaatcggaATGTTTTGATATATTGCTAGCGTGGATAGGAGTAATatttagggtcaaacctttgacctgggcTCACGAGTCGAGTTCTAGGTTGCCCAGAATTTGGGGTAtgacaaattttattatatttagtaTAGaattgagacaaaaaaaaaaaaaaacaatttttaaaagtagttttaaaaacaatttttaaaaataattctcatttattctcaaaaacaaaattttgtttcaaaacttaaatataaaaaatggttttatctacttattttttatgattatattACACCTCTATATGgaatacaaaaattttcaaagtatttCTCATATCTTTGATTGTTACTtagaccattttaaaaaatacctaaatcttattttagaaaacatctttttttcaatacaaattcttaaataattattttcttaataaaagtttATCTTTTCGAATACAGTTTTTAAACTGTCCAAAAATTTTAGGTTTGTATTGTAAATGTTATATAACGTATACATACTTAGTACAAAATTTCTTTCAATATATAAACTGCTAAATTTTGTGATCACATCATTTTAGACCATTGAATACATAAAGTCATCTTAAATTTGGTCCTAATTGGATTAAAGAAATGGATAAAAGACTTGCTAGAGAATTATAACTTCATCCATTTAAGTGCAAGGTGTGTaacttaattattattgtatttttctcatcaaattaatgataatattaataaaatttaagttatttaggTAAGATGGATGAAATCATCAAGAGAATGAGTCAACATATAGTGACAAATAgtacataaaaatataaaataaaaattataaattaattaactaggAATCATCAAGAGAATGGGTCAACATATAGTGACAAATAgtacataaaaatataaaataaaaattacaaattaattaactagGGCGGCATTTAGATGCCCTTCTtgtcttttttacttttaaaaatagaaattcatacaaaataaaaataaaactctaattAATAGAACGAGTATGGGCTtatttatgttcttaaaaatacttttacaaaaaaattaaaatttaaaatattttttgaatttaaattttaaaaaaaaaataatccttaaaaatatgtagaaaatgttttttattttaaaagttaaaagcagatttttttttttcaaagaacacCTGTATGCTTTAAAATTTAGAGTAATGCTAGAAGACAAGGGCACCAGGGCGGCAGGGTGATGAGGCACTTCATAAGTCAAGTCAATCATCTGTGTTAAAGGCGAATTACTGATAAGCACACAGTATGGTGGCTAGGAATTATGGAATTATACTCTTGAAAGATGATGAAAAGATCAGTATTTGGGGCGTTCTTCTGATCGGAAATTTCTATGCTTGTGGTAGAGCGTCTCTGAGGAAAGAGAGAATTCAACTCTTGCACCAGACGGCTAAAGAAGAAGGGCTCTAATTCTCTTATACACAGTTTTCTTTTCATCAAACTTGCAATTTTCCTTGATGGGTTTCGATTTGTTTAGCACCAGAGTCTTTCTATTGTTCTTGATCTCAATCTTTAGCCTTTTCGTCTTCGCCAATGGGCAATCATCCCTCTACTACATTTGTGGAACTGAGACACCCGATGGGGATTACGAAACTGATCTCACTTCCCTCTTGGATTCTCTATCTTCTAAAGCTTCCACCTACACCTTCTACAATGATACCTTGAACCAAATCTACAGCCTCTATCTATGCAGAGGCGATGTTAACGCTACTACCTGCCAGAGTTGTGTGAAAACTGCAGGCCAAGAAATCCAGGAGCAGTGCCAGTATCATAAAACAGCTATCATATGGTATGATCAATGCATGTTACGTTACTCTAATGAAGACTTCATTGGAACTATGAACACTTCTCCAGGCTTCTTAATGTGGAATGTGAACAACAGAACTGACCCCGATGACAAGGATGTGGGCGCTCTATCTTTGATGTATAAGCTGGTGTCAGAAGCTCCAGATTCGGAAGACATGGTTTCCATAAAAAACGAGACGTCCGTAAATAACGCGTCTCTGATGTTATATGGTCTAGCGCAGTGTACAAGAGATATCAGCGATGCTTCATGCAGTAGCTGTTTAGTGAAGCTGTCTTCGGAGATTGACAAGTGTTGCCAAGAGAAGGTAGGATGGCGTGTTCTGGGTCCAAATTGCAATATAAGGTATGAACGGTACCTCTTCTATGATGAAGTCTCTGCCGATCCACCCGCACCTGCGCCTGCTCCCGATAACCCAGGTGAGTTAAAGATATGTTTAAGCCCACAAATTTAGCAGAGTTAAGTCTCCGTTTGGGTGGTCAAAAAGTATTACCAGAAATCTCTTATTTGGTCTATCcctaaaaaataccaaaataaaaaattaagtactaaattaatttgaaatttatgcatttttttagttctataatgaaagaaaactattttgagGAGCATGTAAACAAATTTACaaactataaaattattttttattttaatttattggcTAATTTCCTCTCATTTTTCCATTGTTTTACCAAGTGTAGGATCTGGATAGAGCCTAAAACATATCTTGTAAGGGACAGACTTAGACATCATTTCTATAGAGGACCCATTAACCATTAGACTAGTCAAGCGAGTGGTTGGTCTTTACCCTAGGATTGGAATAAATGGTGATTGGTATGCACGTGGGTTCGAGTTGATCCAAATTAGACATTGGGAGCTGACCCTGACAAGGAGCAAGGTCTGAGATTTAAGCTTGACGGAACTCATCAGATTGGTGTTTGTTGGGAGGTGCTAGTCAGGTTGACAAGCACGTGGGTCCAGGGAAGACTCAAGAAAGGTAAGGCCTTACATTTGGTTTGGGATTTGATGTTCAAACCGGTGAACTGGGAAGTTTATTCATGTAAGGTTGTGTTGCTGACTTGGGATTTTGTATTGGCTTTAAGAAGTAAGTAGGAGATTCTTAACTTGGGATTTTCTATTGGCTCTCAGGAAGTCTGGCGAAGGTTAGCTAGGGATTTAGTGTGACTTGAACCATATAAAGAGAATTAGTTTAATTTCGTTGACAgccaaatgattttcaaatgatATGATTAATGTTGCTAGAGTATTAATTCAAACTCAAGACAGTCATGTTGGAGGAGACATTTGTTAGGTTAGAACAAAGCGACTACTCAGGAAAGCAGTGGTTCAAGAAGTAAGGCCTTAGATTTGTATGCTTCTCAGGATTTGATATGATTTGGCTTTGGTAAGACCTTGACAATATAAAGAGAACTAACTTGGCCTCTCTAACagtcaattaattttcaaatgtgATGACTAATGTCCATGCATAACACCAACCATGCGTTTGTTGGAGAATCATAATCAAATAGTTTGTTGAAGAATGACAAACAAATTTCTAACTATATACGTGTGTATTTTGTAATGGCAGGAGGGGGAGGAAACAACACCATAAAGATCGTGATCATCACCGTATCAGCAATAACAGGAGCTGCAGTTGTCTTGGGtttcttcctttgtttttcAATCTTTAGCGGGAAGAGCAGAGGAGGTATATATGATTGAGCTTGTCTATTAACCACCACACTGTTGAATATTGCTATTAAATTTTGATGTCAGCACTGATTCAGGGGAGCGGAAAAGTGAAGAAATTCTGTTAAATGTGTTGGACCGTCCAACTGGCACACACTTTATGGAAGGGCATATGCATGATCAAGACAACACTGGAGAAACTTACTACTTCAATTTAACCACCATACTGGCTGCTACAAACAATTTTTCTGACTCCAATAAGCTTGGAGAAGGGGGTTTTGGCCCTGTTTACAAGGTTAAAGAAACATATGTTTTtcatattgaagaaaaatgatatgtAATGGAAGTGGGGTTCACTTGACAGATTAATACgacatttgatttttagaatagACAAAATCTTAATTACCTTGAAAAGGGTAACTGAGAGAGTTACCCAGACAAATGCCTAAAGAGCTGGCTGTGAACCTTGCTATCATGTGAAAAAATAGTAGTGCTTGGCTATTAAGATATAATACAATTTCTTCGGTTGTGAAAGTTTGGAATGCTGTCAGGGAAAGCTGCTTGATGGAAGGGAAATGGCTGTTAAAAGGCTTTCAACGAAATCAGGGCAAGGTCTTGAGGAGTTCAAGAATGAAGTTATGTTAATTGTTAAACTTCAACACAAAAATCTTGTGAGGCTGTTGGGTTGCTGCATTGAGGGAGATGAGAAGCTCCTAGTCTACGAGTTCATGGCTAATACGAGTCTTGATgcttttttgtttggtttgctcttcctctctctttctctctatacaattaatgaattttaatgAGTAACAAACTTagactttttaaattattgagcCTCAGGTCTTTTTGTCCAATATTACAGCTGAGCTTTGCAGCTTTTGTTTGCGACCATTACAAATTCATCCCCAGTCCAAGTCCCtggaaattttgatttagtctTGACCAACCCCAATTTGCCTGCTTGGTTACAACAGAACtagtttgaagtttttaaaccTTGCCATGGAACACCATAGTTTCAAATTCAGGGCTTCAACAGGCTAAAAAGGCCACTTGAGTATGCAAAGAGCACTTCATACTCTGATGAAGCGCAGGCTTGAGTAAGATGAATCAAATATGATGGCTATCTGCATTGAACTCCTTGGCCAGAACATTAGAAATTTTAGGCCTATGATAAGATCAAGTGTGCCCTGCCCTCAAATAGGTAAAAGGGATGCCCTGGGAACCTATCAATTATCAAGTTTAGGTTGGACCTGGTTCCAATTCTTAGAAAAGAAATAGTCAGGAAACATTTCAAAGTAAGTTGCCTTTCTTCTGTTACTTTCAAAATTGTTgtaggatttttctttcttcaaaaaataaaaacttctccCTGGCAGATCCAACAAAATGCAAGGAACTAGACTGGGATAAGCGAGCAGCCATTGTTCGTGGAATAGCAAGGGGGATCCTGTATCTTCATGAAGACTCTCGTCTCAAAATCATCCACAGGGATTTGAAAGCAAGCAATGTTTTGTTGGATGAGGAAATGAATGCAAAGATCTCAGACTTTGGCACTGCTAGGATTTTTGGCAGCAAGCAACTTGATGCTAACACCAACAGAGTGGTCGGTACATTGTAAGTCATCTTGCTGTTTTGAACTATTAAACTGAACTAAACtaaacaattaattaaaaaaaaaaaagtgattattTCCAAAGATTTTAGATCTGTTTTCAGTAAAATTACCCCTACATAAGCAAATTgcagaggaaaaagaaaatgacatttcCCCATGATCATGATGTTGTCAATGTCTCTTTTGCTCACtgttttatttcaaattacATTTTGAGTTATTTTAAGCACTGCTGTTGATTGCTTTACTCCATTCTGATGCCGAACTGTACCTCAAATTTTGTTTCCCAATAGTGGGTACATGGCACCAGAGTACGCAATGGAGGGACTATTTTCTGTGAAATCTGATACTTACAGCTTTGGAGTTCTATTGCTAGAAATCTTGAGTGGGAAAAAGAACAGTGGATTGTATAGCATGGATCATTCCCAAAACCTTCTATCTCATGTAGGCTTCTCTTTCTTCATCTCTATGTTGTGATCTTACTTTAtttttcccattaatttatGAAGATCTCCATTATCTTGCCAACAGGCATGGCAGCTGTGGAATGAAGACAAGGGACTTGAATTTATAGATAGGAACCTAGTTGAGAAATGTCCTGTAAGTGAGGCTGTCAGATGGATCCATATTGCTCTGCTGTGTGTTCAAGAAGACCCCAATGATAGACCTCCCATGTCATCAGTTGCTCTCATGCTTGGAAGCAAATGGGTCAACCTTCCCCAACCATCAGCACCCCCATTCTCAGTGGGAAGATCTTTCATGTCTGATCTATCTTCAACAAGCGGGTCGGGGTAAGGTTTTCTCATTTCAGATAAATCATTCACTAGTGCCTCTGTTTAGTTCGGAGGTTCATTGCAGCATACTTGAGAGCTCATACCAGTATACCTtgattcataatttcaattccatgaacaCAGTGATATACCAATAAAATATAATAGCCTGCCACTTGAcagtacaattttttttcttggttttttccAGTGGATCAGACCAACTTTTGAATAGGTTCTACTGAAATTTTCTCACCAATCAGACCTCATTTTGGCAAAAATATCTTACTGACTTTAGATTATACTCAAAGCCGTTTAAATTCTGATTCTCTTGAATGTACTTTCAACaaccaattttttataattgtttctcttctcattgataaataaaagaatcAGAATCT of the Vitis vinifera cultivar Pinot Noir 40024 chromosome 10, ASM3070453v1 genome contains:
- the LOC132254504 gene encoding cysteine-rich repeat secretory protein 38-like, translating into MGFDLFSTRVFLLFLISIFSLFVFANGQSSLYYICGTETPDGDYETDLTSLLDSLSSKASTYTFYNDTLNQIYSLYLCRGDVNATTCQSCVKTAGQEIQEQCQYHKTAIIWYDQCMLRYSNEDFIGTMNTSPGFLMWNVNNRTDPDDKDVGALSLMYKLVSEAPDSEDMVSIKNETSVNNASLMLYGLAQCTRDISDASCSSCLVKLSSEIDKCCQEKVGWRVLGPNCNIRYERYLFYDEVSADPPAPAPAPDNPGGGGNNTIKIVIITVSAITGAAVVLGFFLCFSIFSGKSRGGIYD
- the LOC104878264 gene encoding cysteine-rich receptor-like protein kinase 34, with product MEGHMHDQDNTGETYYFNLTTILAATNNFSDSNKLGEGGFGPVYKGKLLDGREMAVKRLSTKSGQGLEEFKNEVMLIVKLQHKNLVRLLGCCIEGDEKLLVYEFMANTSLDAFLFDPTKCKELDWDKRAAIVRGIARGILYLHEDSRLKIIHRDLKASNVLLDEEMNAKISDFGTARIFGSKQLDANTNRVVGTFGYMAPEYAMEGLFSVKSDTYSFGVLLLEILSGKKNSGLYSMDHSQNLLSHAWQLWNEDKGLEFIDRNLVEKCPVSEAVRWIHIALLCVQEDPNDRPPMSSVALMLGSKWVNLPQPSAPPFSVGRSFMSDLSSTSGSG